Within Oncorhynchus keta strain PuntledgeMale-10-30-2019 chromosome 3, Oket_V2, whole genome shotgun sequence, the genomic segment agCCTTATTATTTCAGAcggagtgagtccatgtaacttatgtGATTTGTTGAGCCAAATTTTACTTCTGAAAAATGTACCCTTTCCTAAACAAcagggctgaatacttatgcaacatCTATATTTTAGTTATTACATTTTTAGGAATTTGTTAAAATGTGCAGAATtttcttttcactttgacattatggagtattttgtgtagatcaaagacaacaacaaaaaagacaaTGAAATCTAGTTCAATCCCACTTtctaacgcaacaaaatgtgaaagaGGTTCAAAGGGATGTAGACTTTCTAAAGGCCCTGTATGAGAGTGCTGACCAGAACGATCTTTGACGCTATCAAATATGGAAGCATGGAGATTGTGATACATTAGGCTACTGACTctagccatcattgtaaataagaatgtgttcttaattgactcacctggataaataaaggttaaataaataaaatacaacttCTTTATTTGAGAATAGAGATTACATCTAGTCATGAGTGCAGTGAGCAGATGAGGAAGGAAAAGCCTTCTGTGTACTCAGTGACATCACCGTGAGCAAGGCACAGGGGTGGCCTCCTCCCAAAGTTAACAAACCCACCCAGTCAAACACACCCACAAAGAACAGGGACCTGGCATCACACACGAGCAATCAAATAGAGATTTCATCAGAGGAGGCCGGtgagaggagctataggaggatgggctcgttgTAAAGACTGGAATGGAATGGGTGTAACGGTATAAAAcaaatggaaaccacatgtttgactccgttccatgaactccactccagccattacaatgacccgtcctcctatagctcctcccaccagcccaACCTGGAGAGCGAAGCTAGTATATAATTTGACATAACTTGCCTTCTTACCACATCGCGTATGATCAAATTATGTTGGGAAGCAGGTAAATTAggggttaagagcattgggcaaataactgaaaggttgctgtttTTTtctcaatgtgcccttgagcaaggcacttaaccctaattgctcctgtaaatcgctctggataagagtgtctgctaaattactaataTGTGAAATGTAATGTTACAACTTTTCCAAGGATTTGAACCTTTACCTTCCTGTCAGGAATAATGTCCATACAGATCCAGGTGGGTATTGTTAATAATgtcctttctctctttgtttatttgatcATTTATCTCTACTGGTCACTCTGCTCATGGGGAATATTACATCTCCCAGGCAGTGTTTAGACAAATCTCTTCTACATCTGGGAGGCTGAAACATGAATTCTCTGGAGAGTGACTATCAAACTGGAATGCAGGATAATAAATCAGAGGATGTTCCATCCTTTCCTTGTGACAATAGTAACATTTCTGTTATATTAACAAAACAACCCCCCCCGCAATACCTTCAGTCAAAAAAAGATTTGTGGACAATAGGGCTGGGTTAGTGAGTCAGTGAGCAGAATAGCAGAATATGTTGGTTCTTGTCTGTTGCTAGGGTAACGCAGTTAGTAACAGACCACTGTGGCGAAACTCTCTGCAATGGTATTATTGTCTGGATTACAATGCCAGCCTCTCATGATGTTATTTTCATTTCTCCCTGACTGGTGTATGTCTGTCAGCCTGACGTTCTCAGGTCATGAAATGCAGACAGGTGTGCCGTCAGAACTCGATCTGCTATTACCAAAGTGTGGAGTCCTTCCACCCACTGCCCATCATTTTCGCCAGCAGCCTTTCCTTTGTCAACCACAGTGGAAGTTTCCTTGTCGTAGCCATGTAATTTATGTTGCCCTGTTACATAGCATGAGTAATCCGGTATGTCAACACATAATGACAATGGCCAACCATAAAGTCAGGATCTGTGACAAAGATATATTATTTGTGTGACTCTATTTGTAGGGATCATTAGAGGAATTCCTGCCCAAATCTAATAAATCTAGAACCACAAGGTTAAATGTTTCTATCCCAAGTTGCTAGGGTTACAAAGTATCATAACAGACCCTGGAAAGCTAAGTGAGAGGAGAGTCCCTACACCCCCCACCACTAGTGTCAGACTAGGCTAACTCGATGGAAAGCGTTACTCGCAACTCGCAACAAACTGGAAAATCATAACCCTGATTCCAACTGTGCTGAGCTGCAGAATGTAGCTAATCTGTATGACATGCAATGAATTATACTTGcagaagcttttatccaaagcgacttacagtcacacGTGCACACATTTGAAGTGTCCAGGGAATCAAACTCACTACCCTGGCGTAGAATGCGccattctctaccaactgagctacagaggaccacagacaTGTGGATTCACAGACATGATCATTTTACTGAATTAAATCTCACTAAAACCTGGACATTCTGTAACACGTGTGTTGTCTTCATAACAGACAAGGCTTTGACGATTTTAACTGGCAAAACCTTAGAAACTTTTTGTCTGTGATTACGTTTCCAGATTGTCACCATCTGTCTTTCCTTCTGTGAATGGAAAATACACTAGCACAACATTTAAACGTTGGTCTCTATCCATAGTGGCCTGAGCTCTCACGACTGCTTCGTCCTAACTGAATACAACATTTCCTTGTCGACAAGTGCCAACCAGCTCATCCCAACAGAACAAACAGGTATTCATTGTTGCCTGAGGCGGATCACCTCCCCAACTCACTGTGTGCAAGTCTGAGCCTAGCAAATAGGGTGTGGGAGTTACATGTTAAGCCAACAATGTGGTCTCCTGGAAGAGTGGTTATGCTAACTTACTTCATATTAACATTATCCCTGGAATCCATTGTGacctgatctgtctgtctgtatttaaCCATTTCGAGACTGCAGTTGACTCTTTCCCTTTGGGGTTAATTTGCAGGAGGTTGGTTTAATCTAATGACTACCTTCAGTAATATTGAACAGATTAAGTCAGAGATTTTGTAAGAAGTCCTGCCTCATCTTGTAACCACGTTGGAGACTAGACAGTTCTTTGCAACTTCATTTAGAGGACATCTCTGCTCTGTTTAAATGTTGAGGCAAACTGGGTTTCTCACTTTCCTAAATCCCACTATTAGTGCTGGTGTGTTAGGATGAAGTGTATGTCTGGGCCACTTACTTATCTTTTCCAATAGTTTCGTAGTCTTTCACAATCACATCAATGTAAGATGAGGAATCAAGCACAGAACCCTTCAAATCAAACTCAAGGACCTGTAATCAAACATGACATTTCTTAATTATAAATCAGGGGCACTGCCACCCCCAAGGGGTTGAGGTACACATGACACTAATTATATTATTAAGCCTATTAGAGAATGACAATATTATACAGAAGCctacaatatcacacacacacacacactatcaggGTTGTAACTATTTCAAGTGTTTCAAGTCTTCTTTTGGCAATGCAACTTTCCCAAGGACAAATAGTCtgaacaggaaacaaagtacTTACTTCATTCCAAACTGGGTTGACTTCACTGTCAATTGTTTTGGTTTTCTTCTTTTCATCTGAaagttttatgttttatttaaaaaaaaacttattTCAGTCACCTTTTACACTTGCTAAGAATTCATTAAATTCCTAACAACTTCTAATTTACAGGGTAGAGTGGATGTCAATGCAGTCATTATGATAACTCGGGTAATATTGAATAGACACATTGATCAGTTTAGGTCCAGTGAAAAGTTATTGCCTACTTGAAAGGACTACATCCTGATTCAGCCAATCAATAGGTTACGCCATCATCATTCTGCATCTGACAACCTGTGTTCTTTCTCAATTAATAAACATGTTGTTATGACTCTACTGCCTTTTCTGCTACTGGGATGGAGACAATAAAGTAGCCCATCAGAGTTGTGTATCAAGATACAGAAAGAGAATCTTTGGGACATAAAAAGCAAGTGCACTTCCTTACCTTTAAAAATAATATTTGCTATGGGATCCGGAGTACTTCCAAGTTTACTTTTAGGCAGACCTTTCGCAGATTCTACCACAACCCGCAACATTATGATTGTCACTAACAGGAATCAGTATTGCTCTGTAATGACTATAAAAACCGAATCGCGTGCAGCACCATCACCTCCCCATCACTAAAGCCAACTGCATAATTTGAGGAAATAGCTCCCGTGTTAAATTTAGGAAAATAAGGGTGGGTGTGGATTTCTTTGACAATGGCAATGTGCTGCCATCCTGTGTATGTGTTGACAGAGGATGACAGAGGGAAAGAGTGGTTCAGTGAAAGTTGGATAAGATGGTAGATAGTTGACTAATTGCATGCTGCTATTAAAACAGGATAGTGATAGGACCAAAATAAATATAGACTTAGCTAATCGTATTTTCCATTCATATTTATCTATTCATTTGTGTTCCATGGCAAGTTTATTGTGTGCTCTGTTATTGGTCTGAGCAATAACAGTACTATGTCTCCATCTAGTGGTGGTTGATTAAAAAAGGAGTGCCCGCGTCATCTGACACCCGGATATGACGCTTGACGCGCTGCATTCAAACTTGTTTTCAACTTGGAAGCAAGAAAGTGTCCGTTTCATTCTCATAAATCAAGCATCCTAGGTTGTTATTTCGGAAACAGAGTTATACATTGTGAGTTATATTTTCTAAATATTTATAGATGCATCCATACATGTTTTATTAACAATAGAAAATAGTTTGGGTTGAACGAACAAAAGTTTAGCTAGCTAAATAAGGACGGATTGCTGGCTACCTATAGCTGTGTTGTTAGGCAGACCAGCACCTACCAGTATTTAACTTAGCTAGCGAGCTAGCATTAGCTACCAACTCAAGAAAAATATATAGCCAACAACCTAGCAGATGATCTCTATCTTGTTGGTAAGATTATGTTATATTTATGTAATTCAGTTATaacgttttggagaaatgtttttttttccggTTAGGCATGTTCTGTTTTGGGCTTGAGTTTGTTTTGTGTTTTGCTTGCCAATTTAAACAAATAACGTTAGCTAGGCCTCACTGCAGGTGCGACATTTAATTGGATgtatgcctaattaaataaacaAACTTGAGTATTTCCTATTAGATTTACTACCTAGATGTAGTTAGCTTTGATTGAAAATGTGCAATTGAATGAGATGTGAGTGATTTGAATTGTTATACATTGACAAAAAAAAACGTAAAACTAGTTTTTCTAGGTAACACGCCAGACATGGCATCAAAAAGCACCAAGGATATCATTGTCAACAAGTTAGGCTTTAAAACCAGTGGCTCAAAGCAAGCAGACATGGAAATGGACCGACTCAGGAAGGAAAATAATCACCTGAAGAAGATGATGGatgaaatatcaaaacgaacgGCGAGGCCACCAGACTTGGACAAGAGCAACTTGCTAGAGGTAAGTTAACTAGCTAGCAAAATGACAAAGCATAGTTGCTTGTGCAGACATAGACTCTTGTGAGATGCTTAGGCTAATCTAGTATTGCCAGTCAAATGATTATTATAATGTCCAAATGGAATGGGGTTGACACCGTAGTGATGAGGTAGCCTACATCCACAAACAGGAAACATTTCAAACCAAAACAACCTTTGCACTTTATGTTCATAAACTTGTGACCACCAATCACTTTCACAATGTGGCTTTGTAGCAGTCTGTGGGTTTAGCATTGAGAACATCATGGGCGTGTTCCTTTGAAGACCGTTGGCTTTTGAAATTGTCTTGATGGAGTTGTGATAACATAAAGATGAATCATGTTCATTTAAGAAGAGAAATAAACTACCAAAATGTTGCAATTGATTGCAGAGAATTCTGTCTCTGGAGACGTTAAGGGAGAGGAACAATCAGCAGCTGCTGGCAAAGGACAAGGAGGTGGAGACTCTGAGACAACAGCTGAGTTCCAGTGGGGGAGAGGTGGTGGCATCGCTCCAGTCTCAGCTGgaccaggggaggagagaggcagagcacaGAGAGAAACTCTTCCAGTCCCTCTCGGAGGAGACGGGGAATCTGAAGAACAACTTGGTGGCAGTGTCTGCAAGGTGTCAGGAACTGGAAGAACAGTTTCCTGATTTCCAGGTTGGTGAGCGGAATCTTCAGGCTGCTGAGGAGGCCTAGAACTTGTTCCATTGTGTTAACCAAGGATCAGTTACGGAGAGAATGTATGTGTGACAGGAAGACACTTTAAGGTTCACGCCCCTCAATATTCTAACATTACAGTTTCCTGTATGAATGTTGTGGTTAGGCTGGGACATTCAAAATCTCAAGGTGAAATATTATTTTTGAACTCTAGATGGCAGCCTTTGCTCTCAGAATGTCCCCTCTGACATAATACTTGTTAACTCTCAGCTCAGGTGGTTTTAGTGCAGGGTTGCGTACAGTACGACAGAACGGGGTGCAACATTGAATTCATCTGAAAGGGCACTGTTCTGAACAACCAGTTGAAAAGCGTTGTGATTATGGTGGCCCACAGGGCGATTACTGTATGGTGTACTGCATAGGTTTTGTCTTTTTAGATGGTCACACCCATATTGATCAGGCCACAGCACCAAACGTAAGCAAATTTACCTCAAAGGCTGTTGACAAATGGTGCACACAGTTTTGGGGAAGCGTGTTCAGTACAAACCGTCACGCAACATAGCAAACGTTGAAGCTATCTGAACGCACCACAGGGGCTACTCAACAATATTCTTATGGGGGCCACTTTTTAAAAGGTAATTGCAGGGGCGCCAGACATTTTTGACATGCGATTAATCTTCCGGAGAACTATCAAAAACAGCACACACCATTATAAAGCACTTAAATGTTGCTAAAAGTAATTAGGTCATTTTTAAAATCCTTTGAAAATAGGATTTTCTTTTTACTGCCCTAACACACTGATGGTAATAACATGGACCAGCAAGCTATTTGATTCTCTAtttaagggggaggggggggtagcCTAAGCTAGGGGGAATTTCCCCCAGtcatttttttccccccactcCCTTCTAATATTTCCTGCACGACttcatagagagaaacagaaggcaCGTACGTGTCCCTGAGAGTCTTAGCTTTCAGGAATGGGGTGATATTAGCTTATTGCACACTGTTCACACAAGTCAAATTCATAGGAAGATTTATTTGGAGCTGCTAAAAACCATACTGATAGGCCTTGTCATTTTGGCAATAAACATCACAATTTTGTCTCcagattttttatattttttactaaTGTTCAGAATTGATCAAGGGGCCAGTCTAAATTGATTAAAAGACCGGATCTGGCCCGCAGCCACCAGTTGAATAGGCTCTGACAGCATTTCCTATTTATCATCTTTCATGATTcaaatattacatttattttccCAATTTCTTATCTATCCAATCTTCTTAGTGCCATATTTATAAGAGTGAGAATGACAAGTTAGCCATTTTATGATTACAGAGTTTCACAAGCATTTAATTGTTTAACCTCTTTGACCACTCTACCAGACAAGTATGACAGACCCTTCCCTCTGATAAAATGAGTTTTTCCTAAATTTAAAGCACTGGTATGGGGGAAATGGTTTACCACTAGTCTTATTCATGGATAGAGAACTATTTGTATTATCTGTGCTCTAATCCATATGTAACTTTCAAATAACCATGAGACTATGTTCAAGGCAATCCACCTCCTAACAGGCCCTCATCATCGGGGGCATTACCCTCCACAACAAAACCCCCACCGCACATGTTCAGTCATACAGGATGGGCAGACCATCTGGGAAAAGGTTGTCAAGCTTTTgatcccagtccctctcctctcgaggTGGAGTTAAGGGCCTGAGCAGACCAATGGGTTTTACAGCGGCGCAGCCTTGAGACGTACCGTCTCCTTAGGTCATAGGTATCATGTTCCTGGTCTTACCAGGCAATCAGATGTCAACCTGTGGGCCAACTTTAACATCATTATTATTATGAGATGGACCTGGCGTCGCTTTCCAGGGATTGCAGAACGAAGGCAGCCCCTCCAGGGATAGTTGGGCCTTGGTGTTATTGAGGATGTATCCCAGCCAGGCTGACTAGGCCGCTGCTGCCGAGAGGTGGCTAGGCCACTGGCTGGTTAAAGGACACCCTAGGCATTATATTATTGTATTCAGTACTTCACTAGAGGCGGCTTTGCATTTAGCTAGGCTTACTGCCCTTTTTAATGATTATATTATGTCCTTTTTAATCTTGATTTCCTTGTGTTtctatatatatttccacacacTGAGTttggaataatagtgaaaatTATCATTATGCCCTTTTATAGTggaagagctgtttgaaaagactgtttttgtgggatggagttttggcttgCCTGGTGACGTCACCAGGTAGTAAATTAGTTTAATAATCCAATATGAAAGTGTTCCAAACTACTCTGCCAATAACATCTACTTTTCCCTTTCCCACTAGTCCCAGAAATTCCTAGAAAtggctctttgctaagaagctatttttgttttaaATTCAAATggtcacagtaaggtacttaattgttacccagaaatgatgtGATATTCCGATTAAAAACGTCTCCATTAGACTTTTTAAGTAAAACATCCAAGACTCTTCTCCCACAGACCCACATACAACAGACCATGTCTTCATGTAGAAAGTAATTGTCTCTGTTGTGTACACCTCTGCAATTGTTTTGATATATTCTAATACCCGTGTTTCTATACTGTTTGATAGAATGGCAGGGTCCCCACCGGTGAGGTTGCAGTAGTTCAGGATCACCTGAGAGATGTGAGTTGAATAACTTGTCAAGATTAAAATTGCCATTTTGTTTTCGTCTTTGTCTGCTCAAAAATCGTAGTGCGTTGAGTGCTAAGAAAAACTGtataacctaacccttacccctgTGTCTTTTTTCCTGGGTTCCGTAAGGCTTTGGAGAAGAACCAACAGTGGATGGTTTATGACCAGCAGCGAGAGGCCTATGTCAAGGCAGTCCTGGCCAGAACCCTTGAGTTGGAGCAGCAACTAAATCAAGCCAACCAAGCTctccaacaacaacacaaagaaggCGATTCAGCCGGTAAAAAAACGGGGCCTCTGAGCCAGTGTGGGATCTGGCACTCGTTTGCTGTTAAGAGCAAATCCACTGTTAAAAATCGGCAGATCCCACAATGTTCTCCGCATTATAAAGGCTTATTTCACACACAAAAAATGTTCCATGTGGTTAAAATAATTACCCTCTAGGCCAACGCTTGTCAGTCTGTGAATACAGCATTTCTTAATTGGGGTGGTTCTACTAAGTGaacatggaattgttttaagatagtCATAGCACTGACCGTTTAGCtttttgatttagaatttttGGACCCTTTaggtctcccccctccccccaaaaatatataaaaaatatttgatgaaacatttggccttactgctattagcctgTGGAAACGCATTGAATACcagattcatacatggaaaaactgatagtacaaataaatacatctaaaggaagtttgttttgaagtgtctgtattatattaagaGATATAAGATGGATCAGGAAactatttgtatttgtttaaacagatttaaccccttatttttggcactaaactATATATATAATTCCATTCATTTTTAAAGTGGTACCAGGCTGCTTTCAGGTTTGGCTTGTGGGCGTCCTAGAGCAAATGTGCGTGTTTGTGAGAGACtcacctttccatagaggggtcatattagtgtgtagctcGAACCGTTCGGATGCTActgacagaagttggcagatcggcgaTACTGACTTCAGACTACGCCTGTGACGCTTGTGGGTCTCGTAGACCTTATACTGCAGATGCCAAAAATGGCTATTGgcagatgcggtggattgagtCGTAGCTCAtggtcaaaataaaaaaaattggatATCTCCAGTTTAAACAGATGGattttgtattatgctaatttgATTTCCTGAAATTAACTGAAGCTTATAATTAGTGTTTACAAATGAGTTATAATTAGCTATTACAAGTGGTAAAGCAAAGTATACTTGACAAACGGTACTTTCTAGTGCCCGATTCATAAGTGTTGCATAGAGGATCATATTTTATTGTAACCCTGCTTGATTTTCCCCAGCACCTGAGAAGTCTTCCCCCCAGCTGCAGGAGTACTACGACAAGCTTCTGCTGCAGGCCAAGCGGGACGTGGAGGCCCAGAAGGAGGCTGCTGCGCGGGCCCAGGGGAGGTACGAGGAGCGCTGCCGGGAGGTGGCCGAGGCCCGAGAACAGCTCCAGGCCGAGCGCCTCAGCAGGAGACACAGAGTCAGCGAGGAGAGGAAGTGCTTGGCTGACAGGATGAGGTCTGAGCGGGACAGCATGGACGCCAGGTTGGAAGACGAGAGGAAGAGGTCTGCTGAGCTTCTGCTGCAGGTACTGTTATACACCAGGGAGATACTTTGTGTGGTTTATTGTGCAACTTTGTTTGACCAGGTGAGTTCATTTATAAAACATTGTCATTTGCCACCATGACCTGTGGATGAGTTGCTGGGGAAAAGTTGGTTTTTAAATGAGTCGGGTTGTGTCTCGTTGAATATATACCGATCTAACAACAGTTCAATGTAGTTGgggattaaataaaaatgttctgTGCTGAACCATATATACCCGCTGGAGAAGGGGGTTCGATCCCTGCCTCAGCCACTTTCTCGCCTAATGCTCCTCGTTCTTCTTCACACCCTCTACACTTTCCCACTATTCTTTCAAAAGACACAGTAATACTGAATGTTGATAGGACCTCCAATTTCCTTTAAGACAAAATACTGTTTTCTGTTCAGGTGAATCTACTCCAGAAATCTCAGTTAAATCAAaatgaggagcagaggagagttGCTGTACTGGAACAGCAGGTATGTAGGTCGTTTATCCATGCAtaatcactttacccctaccaacatgtacaaattacctcgactgacctgtacccctgcacattgactcggtaccggcaccccctgtatatagcctcgttattgttatttttttgtgttacttttaatttttttaaatcgctttagtttattttgtaaatattttcttaactctttcttgaaccacattgttggttaaggaatttgtaagtaagcatttcacggtaatgtCTACAGTGCCCTCCACTTACATTGGCAAAATTGGTAAACTTGAGCAAAATGggctgtaaaaaaaaatgtctttGCTGTTTTCCTCTTGGCCTTTCATTCAAAATATTCACAAAAAATCTAACCTTTTAATTGAAGTAAAATTATTGAAAAAAATACATGTGAAATAAATATTTTTCTCCATAACATGTCTGCcacaattattggcacccctaTAAATTCTTATGAGTAAAATCTGACTGAAGTATATTCCAATTCATATTTTATGTATTTAAATTCACCTGAGTGATTAGGAATACTTAAGTGGTAAGCCATgacttcctgtttcactggggtATAAATATGAGGTGACATACAGGCCAAGTTCCCATAGTCATCCATCACTATGGGGAAAGACCCGAGAATACAGTAATGATGTGCGACAAAAGTTGTTGAGCTGCACAAATCAGGAAATGGCTATAAGAAAATAGCTTACCGGTTGAAAATGCCCATTTCTACTATCAGGGCAATAATTAAGAAGTTTAAAGCAATTGGAGGTGTTAACAATTGGCCTGGAAGAGGACGTGTGTCTATATTGACCCCACGCACAGTGAGGAGGATGGTAAGAGTGGCCAAAAAAACAGCTGGAGAATTGCAGATGTTAGTTAGGTCAGAAACTCTACAAAAC encodes:
- the LOC118368074 gene encoding centrosomal protein of 55 kDa-like isoform X1; this encodes MASKSTKDIIVNKLGFKTSGSKQADMEMDRLRKENNHLKKMMDEISKRTARPPDLDKSNLLERILSLETLRERNNQQLLAKDKEVETLRQQLSSSGGEVVASLQSQLDQGRREAEHREKLFQSLSEETGNLKNNLVAVSARCQELEEQFPDFQNGRVPTGEVAVVQDHLRDALEKNQQWMVYDQQREAYVKAVLARTLELEQQLNQANQALQQQHKEGDSAAPEKSSPQLQEYYDKLLLQAKRDVEAQKEAAARAQGRYEERCREVAEAREQLQAERLSRRHRVSEERKCLADRMRSERDSMDARLEDERKRSAELLLQVNLLQKSQLNQNEEQRRVAVLEQQIQLSAKDFENEKLDRHSLQHQLHKVLKELRKARDQITRLESSHQQSESRFSEPSSYNKLEFDRLSIEDPIPTSPSKSLLDESFLECPKCRAPYATSQHRELLAHLDYCFT
- the LOC118368074 gene encoding centrosomal protein of 55 kDa-like isoform X2, with translation MASKSTKDIIVNKLGFKTSGSKQADMEMDRLRKENNHLKKMMDEISKRTARPPDLDKSNLLETLRERNNQQLLAKDKEVETLRQQLSSSGGEVVASLQSQLDQGRREAEHREKLFQSLSEETGNLKNNLVAVSARCQELEEQFPDFQNGRVPTGEVAVVQDHLRDALEKNQQWMVYDQQREAYVKAVLARTLELEQQLNQANQALQQQHKEGDSAAPEKSSPQLQEYYDKLLLQAKRDVEAQKEAAARAQGRYEERCREVAEAREQLQAERLSRRHRVSEERKCLADRMRSERDSMDARLEDERKRSAELLLQVNLLQKSQLNQNEEQRRVAVLEQQIQLSAKDFENEKLDRHSLQHQLHKVLKELRKARDQITRLESSHQQSESRFSEPSSYNKLEFDRLSIEDPIPTSPSKSLLDESFLECPKCRAPYATSQHRELLAHLDYCFT